A single window of Streptomyces sp. NBC_00464 DNA harbors:
- a CDS encoding lysophospholipid acyltransferase family protein: protein MRTLLSTPVRVVLPRRSRVAAAFRRGLWWGVLSLTGGVERRGRLPRGGCVVVANHSSHADTAALLAALDARHSPAIGAAADYWFASPWRRRICRRLAAGFPVRRGGGGMEDLLTMAGELRAGRAVVLFPEGTRGGLAGHPADPALTGETPPEAKDGSLGTFHRGALVLAEEAGVPVVPVGIAGTDRLLPKHGRLRSSLVRVTIGEPLPSAVTPEEARDAVVALHARTVAEPLKDSATRRRVAAVVTSRWGVPLAFCWAFAEALSWPLMPELLLGVVCVAVPRAAPKMSLGALAGSLAGGLLALQLASAGVHLPAPLTTDRMRAEVRHELAVEGASAVRHQPWNGIPFKVYGAEAGRADVPALDWLTASATARGSRTLTVGLAFAGFGLLLRRHRRQYGRYLALLGGGFAAGLSLIVHGWG, encoded by the coding sequence ATGCGTACGCTCCTGAGCACCCCTGTCCGAGTCGTCCTCCCGCGCCGCTCCCGGGTCGCCGCGGCCTTCCGGCGCGGCCTGTGGTGGGGCGTGCTCAGCCTCACCGGCGGGGTGGAACGGCGCGGCCGGCTGCCGCGCGGCGGCTGTGTGGTGGTCGCCAACCACTCCTCGCACGCGGACACCGCGGCGCTCCTCGCGGCGCTCGACGCCCGGCACAGCCCGGCGATCGGCGCGGCGGCCGACTACTGGTTCGCCTCCCCGTGGCGGCGGCGGATCTGCCGCAGGCTGGCGGCCGGCTTCCCGGTGCGCAGGGGCGGCGGCGGGATGGAGGACCTGCTGACCATGGCCGGTGAACTGCGGGCGGGCCGGGCGGTCGTGCTGTTCCCCGAGGGCACAAGGGGGGGTCTCGCCGGTCACCCCGCGGACCCGGCCCTGACCGGCGAGACCCCCCCTGAGGCGAAGGACGGCTCGCTGGGCACCTTCCACCGGGGCGCGCTGGTCCTGGCCGAGGAGGCGGGGGTGCCGGTGGTGCCGGTGGGGATCGCGGGCACGGACCGGCTGCTGCCGAAGCACGGGCGGCTGCGTTCGTCGCTGGTCCGGGTGACGATCGGTGAGCCGCTGCCGTCGGCCGTCACCCCGGAGGAGGCGCGCGACGCGGTGGTGGCTCTGCACGCGCGTACGGTCGCCGAGCCGTTGAAGGACTCCGCGACGCGACGGCGGGTGGCGGCGGTCGTCACCTCGCGCTGGGGTGTGCCGCTGGCGTTCTGCTGGGCGTTCGCGGAGGCGCTGAGCTGGCCGCTGATGCCGGAGCTGCTGCTGGGCGTGGTGTGCGTTGCGGTGCCGCGCGCGGCCCCCAAGATGTCACTGGGCGCGCTGGCCGGCAGCCTGGCGGGCGGCCTGCTGGCGCTGCAACTGGCTTCGGCGGGTGTCCACTTGCCGGCACCCCTGACGACGGACCGGATGCGCGCCGAGGTCCGCCACGAGCTGGCCGTCGAGGGCGCGTCCGCGGTGCGCCACCAGCCGTGGAACGGCATCCCGTTCAAGGTGTACGGCGCCGAGGCGGGCCGCGCCGACGTGCCCGCGCTCGACTGGCTCACCGCGTCGGCGACGGCCCGTGGCTCCCGCACCCTGACGGTGGGCCTCGCCTTCGCCGGTTTCGGCCTGCTGCTGCGCCGCCACCGCCGCCAGTACGGCCGCTACCTGGCGCTGCTGGGCGGCGGGTTCGCGGCGGGGCTGTCGCTGATCGTGCACGGCTGGGGCTGA